One window of Salmo salar chromosome ssa11, Ssal_v3.1, whole genome shotgun sequence genomic DNA carries:
- the rps13 gene encoding 40S ribosomal protein S13, producing the protein MGRMHAPGKGLSQSALPYRRSVPTWLKVTSDDVKEQIFKLAKKGLSPSQIGVILRDSHGVAQVRFVTGNKILRILKSKGLAPDLPEDLYHLIKKAVAIRKHLERNRKDKDAKFRLILTESRIHRLARYYKTKRVLAPNWKYESSTASALVA; encoded by the exons ATGGGTCGCATGCACGCTCCTGG CAAGGGCCTGTCCCAGTCTGCACTTCCCTACAGGCGCAGTGTGCCCACC TGGCTGAAGGTTACATCTGATGACGTCAAAGAGCAGATCTTCAAGCTTGCCAAGAAgggtctttctccctctcagatCG GTGTGATCCTTAGGGACTCTCATGGTGTTGCCCAGGTGCGCTTCGTCACTGGAAACAAGATCCTGAGGATCCTCAAGTCCAAGGGCCTGGCCCCTGACCTGCCTGAGGATCTGTACCACCTCATCAAGAAGGCTGTCGCTATAAGGAAGCATCTGGAGAGGAACAGAAAG GACAAGGATGCCAAGTTCCGTCTGATTCTCACTGAAAGCAGAATCCACAGATTGGCCCGTTACTACAAGACCAAGAGAGTTCTTGCTCCCAACTGGAAGTA CGAATCCTCTACTGCTTCTGCTCTGGTGGCATAA